tacttaatgaaacagacagagagaaagatctaggagttgatatcacaccaaacctgtctcctgaagcccacataaagagaataacgtctgcggcatatgcgaggctggctaacatcagaacggcgttcaggaacctgtgtaaggaatcattcagaatcttgtacaccacatatgtaagaccaatcctggagtatgcggccccagcatggagcccgtaccttgtcaagcacaagacgaagctggaaaaagtccaaaggtatgctactagactagtcccagaactaagaggcatgagttatgaggaaaggctgcgggaaatgcacctcacgacactggaagacagaagagtaaggggggacatgatcacaacctacaaaatcctcaggggaatcgaccgggtaaacaaggacgaacttttcaacactggtgggacgcgaacaaggggacacaggtggaagctgagtacccaaatgagccacagagacgttagaaagaactttttcagtgtcagagtagttagcaaatggaatgcattaggaagtgatgtggtggaggctgactccattcacagtttcaaatgtagatatgatagagcccaataggctcaggaatctgtacaccagttgattgacggttgagaggcgggaccaaagagccagagctcaacccccgcaagcacaattaggtgagtacacacacacacacacacacacacacacacaaatgtgtgtcGAACAAattgatgttagagtttaacccaagcaaatgtaatgtaatgaagataggggtaggaagcaggagaccagatacaaggtatcacttgggagatgaaatacttcaagagtcagagagagagaaagacctgggggttgatatcatgccagacctgtcccctgaagctcatatcaagaggataacatcagcagcatatgccaggttggctaacataagaacggcctttagaaacttgtgtaaggaatctttcagaacattatataccacatatgtcagaccaatcctggagtatgcggcttttagtgtcagagtggttgataaatggaatgcattaggaagcaatgtggtgaaggctgactccatacacagtttcaagtgtagatatgatagagcccaataggctcaggaacctgtacatctgttgattgacggttgagaggcgggaccaaagagccagagctcaacccccgcaagcacaactaggtgagtacacaccaccaccaggggaagggggagtcagCAGCCCACCACTCCAAAGATGTGGGCTGCTGACCGACAGCATTGATGTGCTGTCGATCAGATGTCACCTCtgactttaaattaatttaatactTTTGTACACCGATGTCTCTTGAGACCGGCGACAATTTTTCTCATGAATCTGCGTAAATGTCTCGCTCAagagtcacgagaaaaaatatttctataaaatccattttttatccgatcgaccTGTGGATAGTTTCAAAATGCGCACCATGAAATTCCCAGTTCTCCCCATTAGGCGATGACATGGCGTGGCCGACTCTTTCAAGGTGTACTATCCTCCAAAAAATCTGTTTGGCTCTCACGGTTAGTGATCAATGtagtttttttatttggtgccggtctaacgcatccttgtgtgacattttatacttatgttcttctagaacattctattgcgaacacattgctacaaaaaaataaatacgtacatcgaaaattaagatcagaacagtgaaaagagtatacactttataCACTTTTCAATAGGTCTCGCTGATGTGCCGTCAGGTGTGCGGTAAGAGGTAACATTTcagcctcttcccacactcttgcaggTGGGCTGCGAttgtgattctacatttatatgcatatgtccgcgtagggaattttattgcgatctcagtgataccaaatttaacactgtaggacaagtgtggagttgacaaccctgaaaaaagagtagaaacatttcgtcactgtttggcgctcacggctagtgatcgacgtagttttttatttggagctggtctaactcatgctttggtgacattttatgtgtatgttcttctagaacattattGCGAACATATtactacaaaaatgaaatacgtacatcgaaaattaaggtcgGGTCTTGCTGGTCACTTGTGCTTCAATTTACTCATCCCTTATTTGATGATCTTGGGAATCAAGCAATGACCACGTTGCATGTTCAATTCTCCTTGCAACGGGCCAGGTTGGAGGCCCCGGAGTTGCTTCACTTGTGGGGTTAGTGACTTGATTTGGGGGGAGTTGGTCGCTTCAGCCTTGGTTCAGTccgcatcccctcttccttcctttctttttcCCCCCAGTTGCTTCTGGCtctctgagggtttcagagtctGAGGGGGGGTTTAGCTCGAGATGAGGCTCGGGTGGCTTTGGGGGCTGCCCCTTCCAATTCGGACGCGGAGGTGGTTGAGCCCAATTTTCCCGCCGGTGCTTCTGGATTGACCCAGCAGACTCCCTTTGAAGCCTTTCCTCTGGACTgccttttattaaaaaaaaatggtaGGTGTGGATgatggctctgccccggggctttATCGGGGGTTCCCGAGGTtcggggggggggttacctggAGCTCTTGTGCTCCTTTTGACCCTGCTTGGGCACTTGTGTCCTCTGGGCAGGGGCTTGTTACTCTAGGGAAGGGGATTTTCATACCCTCCTTCCCTTTGTGAATTTTTGTTACCATTACTATTTTTGAGTTCCCATTTTTGTTGGTGTGAAATACACTCCCTTGCATCAGACTCTCCCTCTTTTACACTGATGTTTTGCAAAGAAAAAATAAAACTATATTAGTGTTTCATCGTACATTTATTGAACGATATTTTAACTAGGTTTTTGTACCCCTACTTTACCTCCTCTGAGATCAGGTGTTTCGTTGTTTATATTTTAGGCGTATTTGCTATATGTGATGTGAAACTTGTATTTCTAGATGTGGTATTTTTTGTTGCTGCCACAAGCTACCAGGGTGCAATGGTTTGCTGTCATCCACTCATTACAAATGGCTGCCAGGAGGATGAAAGTTTTACGTTCCTTTCAAATCTCTAGAAGCCTTTTTCATTTGGATAATGAATCATTGTTCTTGACGGTACATCATTCGTTAATCTGAGGTACCTCATTTTGAATATGTATGTTACTTCATGTACTCTCGACACCCTACCAAATTTCATATAAATCAGAGATTTGGTTGGGTTGGGAACTGTGATGATTTGGCATGGAATGACCATGGCATGAATGGTAATCAGTGCAATAGTTACAAATGTACACTCAAGATAAAAAGCTGGATATTGATTTATTCCCAATTAAACCATTATGAATTCTTGATGAAAAGATCATGAAATATTACTAACCAGAACAAAGATGTAGTTCAGCCTAtaagttaattttgatgcacgttGCAGGTAAAACATGGCTCCCCGTAAAGGAAAAGTTCAGAAGGAGGAGGTGCAAGTCCAGCTTGGCCCACAAGTGCTTGATGGGGAAAAAGTATTTGCTGTGTGTCACATTTATGCCAGCTACAACGACACATTTGTACACGTGACTGATCTGTCTGGCCGTGAAACCATTGTCCgcatcactggaggacagaaagtgAAGGCAGATCGTGACGAGTCTTCGCCTTATGCTGCTATGTTGGCTGCTCAGGTAATTTATTATATTTAGCTGTATCCAGCCTAGCATTTTAATAAACCCACTGCCAATTTTAGGTACTGATTTATGTGAAGACAAGAAATTTATTAAACTATTTAAACCTGAACACCAGTAATGTTTTTCTGGAAACAATAAGGTTAGTTTGGACAGTGCAACCTGTAGTGAGCTGTGCTTGTTTATCTCTTAAATTGCAGTGTGTTATGTTTAGTTTTGCAATGGAGTACCTGGACTATGGTATATGTAATATTACATCTTGGCAATTGACACAGCATTGTCTAATCTTGATTTTAGTGTTTCTTATATCAATTTCCCAGTGTTTATTGTAGTTCACATGTCATTTAATGAAATTAATTCCTACATAAGGCTTGTATTTTATGTAAGTTGTTTATAtaagttgttattattatttttaaccaGGATGTTGCAGAGAAATGTAAATCCCTGGGTATCAATTGCTTGCACATTAAGATCCGTGCCACTGGTGGCAACAAGACAAAGACTCCGGGACCTGGAGGGCAGTCTGCATTACGAGCTTTAGCCCGTGCTGGCATGAAGATTGGTCGCATTGAGGTATGTATTAATAAGAGTTGACAATTACATTAGTTTAAATGGCTTATTCTAAGTATgctaagtactgtacagtacttcatTTCGATTTGAAAGGCATTGCTTGCACTATTGTAATTTTGCAATCATTTCTTTTTTGTCATTTTTTATTGGCAAGGAGTTGGTTTAATTATTATAGTTTTAATGATTACCTTTTGGAGATtctgaggatcaatgtccccacaCTCTGGTTCTGACCAGTCCTGCTggtagtggtctggtcaaccaggctgttagacatgGCTGCTTGTAGCTTGATGTATGAATCAccgcctgattgatcaggtatcctttagaggtgtcTATCCAGTACTCTTGAATGCTGTGAGTGGTTAGCCAGTTATACCCCTTACGTGTAGTGTTAAAAAGTTTTTGGCCTTTGATGATGAACTTCTCTCTCGGCATACCTGTTGCCCCCTCTTTAATGGggctattctgcacatcctgtcatgcctcattatctcgtgtgatgttatttccgtgttcatatttggaaccagtccctcaaATATTTTCAAAGTATAAATTATGTTTCTTTCGTGCCTTTGCTCTGGaagggcctgacagccgagtggacagcgcttcggattcatagttttgaggttccgggttcgatcctcggtggaggtgaaaacaaattggcagagtttttcactctgatgcccctgttacctaccagtaaacaggtacctgtaagttagacagctgctgtgggctgcttcctgggggtgtgtaacaaaaaggaggcctggtcgaggactgggccgcagggacgcttagccctgaaatcatctcaagataacctcgagatagAGAATTCATATTAAAAAAATTAGTCCCAATACCTTAGATgatttaccgagtggattctagtactcgcctagttgtgcttgcgggggttgacctttggctctttggtctcgcttctcaattgtcaatcagctggtgtacagattctggagcctattgggctcttttacattttaaactgtgtatggagtattccttcaccacatcactgcctaatgcattccatttcttaactactgacacaaaaaaattataatgtgtcaggctcatttgggtactaagtttccacttgtccccacttgtttgtgttccacccatgttaaatagtttgtcttcgtccacccctgagaattttgtatgtggttaagCTCCCATGGCCttatctcgtagctcatacctctcgggttctgggactagtcatgtggcatacctctgaatcttcttttTGTCTTACGTTTAATTAGATATGGACTAAAGGAGTATAGGCTCTTTGCATGCTCTCAAGGTCAgccatttctccagctttgaatggggcaaTTATTATGCAGCTATATTTTACTATCATTGAGATACGCTGTCTCCTAGCCATTTTATACCTGTTATGCTAATTGTGTGTCTGTTATTAATATTTTCATCACATTTCTCTTTAAAGTTGGTGATGGAATTGGCTTCAACCTCCTCTTCAGTGCATTTCACTTCCCGATTACTAGTACAGGGAACGAGAACTTCATTACATTTCTTAGACTCGATTGCATGTCCAGCTTCCTCAGATGTTCCTCTCCTCCTACCTCTTAATTTTTATCCACTATATCAATTACCTTATATATAGTTATCATATCTCCATTTCTACAGTTCCCGTTTTCCAGATTTAAGTGTAATGTTGGACAATAGTTAATGGGCAATGTAAGGTCCTTACAACATTCTTCAGTAACATTGGTGATAACTGGTCTGGTCCTTTTGCTTTTGTTCCATCCAGTTCCTCTGTGTATCTTTTTATTATACATTAACTTAATTGCTGTCTAATGTTAGTAATCATCTGTTACCACCCTTAGACACCAATCTGATTATTATTTGAAGACCTGCCTGTTGTTGGTTTCTGTGGTCTCGGTCTCTGGCCAGACCtgattggtggtctggtcaaccaggctgttggatacaGCTGCTCATAGTATGATACATGAACTACAgtctagttgatcaggtatccttaggaGGTGTTTAttaaagttctctcttgaacacttttGAGTTGTGCCTTCTGTGTAGAGAGTTTTGAAGTCTTTGGGCCCCCTGATGTTGATGAGTTCTTTCAGTGTACCTATgcccctctgcttttcaatgggactATTTTGCACACCCTGCCATGCCTATTAGTTTAATGTggagttatttctgtgtgcaggtttggaacaGTGTGTCTTAATATTTTCCAAATGTAAGTTACTATGTATCTCACCTGCACTCTGGAGAATAGATTTACAATTTTTAagaggtcccaataatttagatgttttgagTGAATTCTGACAGTATAGACCTTCGCACATTCTGCAGGTCGGTAATTTCTCCAgttttgaatggggctgttagtgtgcaacaatattccactctagagaacaCTATTGACTTGAAGTACAGTATCATCATTTGGTATGATATCTGTTTGcagggttcttgttatccaatctgTAATTTTTCTTGTTGTAACAGCTACTTTTATTGGGTTCTTTAAAAGTAAgatcttctgacatgattactctCAAATCTTTTATGTGGCTTGTCTTTCAATTATGTGGGTTTAAATGTGTCTTGTATGTGCTTtgttattttctgtggcccattgaaagacctgattaacATCaggttggaggtttgctgtgtctacTTCTGAAAATGTCTACTTGTGAAAATCCTAGTGTTTTCTGCAGTTTATATCCTTGTATAAGTCTAATATGAGGATATAtggggatgagaaaaagtaccagAGCAAGCACAGTACTTTAGTAGACTGAGCTTTTAAATTAATAACTTCTAGCTTGCAGATTCACATTTATTCATTTCATTCTAAAATATATCCATCATCTTCAGTCTTTACGCCCTGCAGCCACCCTGTAACGTGTACGGTATTTGCACATATTTATTTCTGTATTAGTTAAACAGTGGCAAATACAACCTCATTATCTCTTGCACAAATAGTTACCCTGTTCTGTAAACATAAATAGTCCATCCCCCAACCAATCAACCCATTCTCCAAATTACCCAtccctttatttaaaaaaatcccACATTTATGCAATTTCCATTAAGTGCATGCACACACAACCATAtcaattacctcctaatgtcaccCTCGCCTTAAATTTGCCCATTTGCACTCCTTATCATCTTATTGTAACATGTTTTTAATTTTTTGCAGGATGTTACTCCAGTGCCCTCTGACAGTACACGCAGGAAGGGAGGTCGCCGTGGTAGGCGTCTGTAGTTCTATTGCTAAAATAAAtttcatcatatatatatttttttctaaccTTAATAAATGGTACTGTACTCAGAACCTTCTTAATGTAACATTATTGAATTGCATCCTGTAGGCAAGCATATAGGAACATGCTGTCATAAAGCACAATGTTCTTTCATTTAAATTAACCAAATTAATATAAATTGAAGATTCTCAAGTTGGTGATGAGTTATTCAGTAGTCTGAGTACCAGTCGATGCTGAATTGGACAAACTT
The window above is part of the Procambarus clarkii isolate CNS0578487 chromosome 16, FALCON_Pclarkii_2.0, whole genome shotgun sequence genome. Proteins encoded here:
- the LOC123760070 gene encoding small ribosomal subunit protein uS11, with the translated sequence MAPRKGKVQKEEVQVQLGPQVLDGEKVFAVCHIYASYNDTFVHVTDLSGRETIVRITGGQKVKADRDESSPYAAMLAAQDVAEKCKSLGINCLHIKIRATGGNKTKTPGPGGQSALRALARAGMKIGRIEDVTPVPSDSTRRKGGRRGRRL